The following proteins are encoded in a genomic region of Aliiroseovarius sp. F47248L:
- a CDS encoding flagellar biosynthesis protein, producing MSKPLALEDFEQSDLSVSNSGIRSGADAELEKVRLTAYEAGYSAGWDDALNEADGDKDRIEAEFARNLVDLGFTFHEARSHVLGSLEPLLRTIVDTLLPEVMRDALSQVINDEIMPLAEQAADTPIEVRVSSGSRQVLDHLMDRVNETPLQVFEDDTLPDGQVFLRSSSSERCIDLSSALARIKSAVTALYEINEKAFEHG from the coding sequence ATGAGTAAACCCCTGGCTTTGGAAGATTTTGAGCAATCTGACTTGTCTGTTTCGAATTCAGGAATTCGTTCTGGCGCTGACGCAGAGCTCGAAAAAGTTCGACTAACCGCATACGAAGCAGGGTACAGCGCTGGTTGGGACGATGCTCTGAACGAAGCCGATGGTGACAAAGACCGCATTGAGGCTGAGTTTGCCCGCAACCTTGTGGATCTTGGTTTCACTTTCCACGAAGCGCGAAGCCACGTTCTTGGATCATTGGAACCCTTACTGCGCACAATTGTCGATACACTGCTGCCCGAAGTCATGCGCGATGCGCTAAGCCAGGTCATTAATGACGAAATCATGCCGCTGGCTGAACAAGCCGCCGACACGCCGATTGAAGTGCGCGTGTCCTCTGGCAGTCGGCAAGTTCTCGACCACTTGATGGATCGCGTTAATGAGACGCCGTTGCAGGTGTTTGAAGATGACACGCTGCCGGACGGTCAGGTGTTTCTTCGATCATCATCATCTGAACGCTGCATCGACCTGTCATCGGCGTTGGCACGGATTAAGAGCGCGGTAACGGCGCTGTATGAAATAAACGAGAAGGCTTTTGAACATGGCTGA
- a CDS encoding FliM/FliN family flagellar motor C-terminal domain-containing protein — MADTQTSTNSDSAANPFVQVPIEITISVGRARPTVKELLQLTQNTVLPLDKRIEDPVELYVGDKLIARGELEELEGDPQGRLAVRLTEVADLKSGL; from the coding sequence ATGGCTGACACCCAAACATCTACCAACTCAGACAGTGCCGCAAACCCCTTTGTACAAGTCCCGATAGAAATCACGATTTCGGTCGGCCGTGCGCGACCCACTGTGAAAGAGCTGCTACAACTGACACAGAACACCGTTCTGCCGCTGGACAAACGGATCGAAGATCCGGTCGAGTTGTATGTTGGTGACAAACTGATCGCGCGCGGCGAACTGGAGGAGTTGGAAGGCGATCCCCAAGGACGTCTTGCGGTCAGGTTGACTGAGGTCGCTGACTTGAAATCTGGCCTATAA
- the fliP gene encoding flagellar type III secretion system pore protein FliP (The bacterial flagellar biogenesis protein FliP forms a type III secretion system (T3SS)-type pore required for flagellar assembly.) codes for MRYQAVALAIAVILIGTVDSAYAQDITLSLGDEASLATRTIQVFVLVTLLSLVPGLAIMVTCFPFIVTVLSILRQAIGLQQSPPNMLIVSLALFLTYFIMEPVFIEAWTQGGKPFSDGVLALEPAFMAAIEPFRVFMAARIDPETFKHLAALREQTANIAVGNEAPLSLLVPSFLLSEVERAFQIGFLVFLPFLVIDLVVAAILMSMGMMMVPPAIVSLPFKLAFFVVADGWTLISGALVRSYF; via the coding sequence ATGCGCTATCAAGCGGTAGCACTTGCAATTGCCGTGATTCTGATCGGCACAGTAGATTCTGCTTATGCGCAGGACATCACGCTTTCGCTTGGGGATGAAGCTTCGCTGGCGACCCGGACCATTCAGGTTTTTGTGCTTGTCACCCTGCTGAGTCTTGTGCCCGGTCTTGCAATCATGGTGACGTGCTTTCCTTTCATTGTAACAGTCCTGTCCATTCTGAGGCAGGCGATCGGATTGCAGCAGTCACCTCCGAATATGTTGATCGTTAGTCTCGCGCTGTTTCTGACCTATTTTATCATGGAGCCAGTGTTCATTGAGGCATGGACACAAGGCGGCAAGCCGTTTTCAGATGGTGTGCTTGCGCTTGAGCCAGCCTTCATGGCGGCGATCGAGCCTTTCCGCGTATTCATGGCCGCCCGCATCGACCCCGAGACTTTTAAACATCTCGCTGCTCTGCGGGAACAAACAGCTAATATTGCGGTCGGCAATGAGGCACCCTTGTCCCTGCTGGTGCCGTCCTTTCTGTTGTCCGAAGTCGAACGGGCTTTCCAGATCGGGTTTCTGGTGTTCCTGCCGTTCCTTGTCATAGATCTCGTTGTTGCTGCGATCCTGATGTCGATGGGCATGATGATGGTGCCGCCTGCCATCGTGTCTTTGCCGTTCAAGTTGGCATTTTTTGTTGTGGCTGACGGTTGGACACTGATCTCTGGTGCGCTGGTCAGAAGTTATTTCTGA
- the fliF gene encoding flagellar basal-body MS-ring/collar protein FliF: MQQITSIWTSLDMRKRIIVLAATLAMFIAVIGLSRMATTSQLTLLYAGLESGAAGDVVKALEARGVVYEIRGGSIFVDTSQRDSLRMTLASEGLPANGGKGYELLDGLSGFGTTSQMFDAAYWRAKEGELARTIVASPLIQNARVHIANTSTQMFRQRNEPSASVTVTTASGALPGAQAKALKFLVASAVPGLLPERVSIIDSRGGLIAVGDERSDISSLTSDRALTLKQNVERLLEARVGFGNAVVELNLETATEHESLRERRFDPETRVAVSTDTLETSNSAKDNEGAGVTVASNLPNGDAASGGNSSSNTSETRERINYEVSETTREVVTTPGAIKRLTVAVLIDGIRTSDDAGNEVWTSRSAEEIASLRELVAGAIGFDEARGDLITIKSLEFEPVPALGSAPAGGVLSGLAIDVTSLVKIIVLAVVALILGLFVLRPIFSARPEEVAAERPDPSLQSSSVAITPPPSAQASSADASSLPAVVKTLSSGEVVDTDLSEIADPDPVERLRNLIAERQSDTVEILRGWMEEDEELA; the protein is encoded by the coding sequence TTGCAGCAGATCACCTCGATATGGACCAGTTTGGATATGCGGAAACGCATCATCGTGTTGGCGGCGACCCTCGCGATGTTCATCGCGGTGATTGGCCTGTCCAGAATGGCGACGACCAGTCAGCTGACACTGCTTTATGCGGGCTTGGAAAGTGGCGCAGCAGGAGATGTCGTCAAAGCGCTTGAGGCGCGAGGTGTAGTCTATGAGATTCGCGGCGGGTCGATCTTTGTCGACACGTCCCAGCGTGATAGTCTGCGGATGACTTTGGCCAGTGAAGGGCTGCCTGCAAATGGCGGCAAAGGGTATGAGCTGCTGGATGGTCTGAGCGGGTTTGGCACCACGTCGCAGATGTTCGATGCCGCATATTGGCGTGCAAAAGAAGGAGAGTTGGCGCGCACCATTGTGGCCAGCCCGTTGATTCAAAACGCTCGGGTTCACATTGCAAACACCTCGACTCAAATGTTTCGTCAACGTAACGAGCCATCGGCCTCGGTAACAGTGACCACGGCTAGCGGCGCATTGCCGGGAGCGCAGGCAAAAGCACTTAAGTTCCTTGTAGCTTCGGCAGTGCCGGGGTTGCTGCCGGAACGCGTGTCGATCATCGACAGCCGCGGCGGATTGATCGCGGTTGGAGATGAACGATCGGATATTTCCAGCCTTACCTCTGATCGCGCGCTGACCCTAAAGCAGAATGTGGAACGTCTGTTAGAAGCACGCGTCGGGTTTGGAAACGCCGTAGTTGAGCTTAACCTGGAAACAGCGACTGAACACGAAAGCCTGAGGGAACGCCGATTTGATCCTGAAACCCGCGTCGCCGTGTCCACCGACACGCTTGAGACGTCGAATTCTGCTAAAGACAACGAGGGTGCGGGCGTCACAGTGGCATCGAACCTGCCAAATGGGGATGCGGCAAGTGGGGGCAACTCCTCGTCGAACACCTCCGAGACACGAGAGCGGATCAACTACGAAGTGTCGGAAACCACCCGGGAAGTGGTGACCACACCCGGCGCAATCAAGCGGCTGACGGTGGCCGTTCTGATCGACGGGATAAGAACGTCAGACGATGCAGGCAACGAGGTCTGGACCTCTCGCAGCGCCGAAGAAATCGCAAGCCTGCGCGAATTAGTAGCAGGCGCGATCGGTTTCGACGAAGCGCGCGGCGATCTAATCACCATCAAGTCGTTGGAGTTCGAACCTGTGCCAGCGCTGGGCAGCGCGCCTGCCGGCGGAGTACTTTCCGGCTTGGCCATCGATGTGACGTCTCTGGTTAAGATTATTGTTCTTGCGGTTGTCGCCTTGATACTTGGATTGTTCGTACTGCGGCCCATTTTTTCCGCTCGTCCCGAAGAAGTTGCGGCCGAGAGACCTGACCCATCACTTCAGTCTTCGTCGGTGGCAATAACACCCCCGCCTTCGGCGCAGGCAAGTTCAGCCGATGCGTCCAGCCTTCCCGCCGTGGTCAAAACACTTTCAAGCGGCGAGGTCGTTGACACAGACCTGTCAGAGATTGCTGACCCAGACCCGGTGGAGCGGCTGCGTAATCTGATCGCTGAGCGGCAGTCGGATACCGTTGAAATCCTGCGTGGTTGGATGGAAGAAGATGAAGAGCTTGCGTGA
- a CDS encoding flagellar basal body-associated FliL family protein has protein sequence MTDTALTADIADAPTNKKSRKGFLIGIILSVVLGGGSFFATYSGMLGGHGTEKDTPDHAEPIVDLPSVAFVELDPLVISLGSSSKSRHLRFRGSLEVVPGHETDVGHLLPRVIDLLNAYLRAVDVTVLEDPAALIELRAQMLRRVQLVTGEGRVRDLLILEFVLN, from the coding sequence ATGACCGACACCGCCCTGACAGCCGACATCGCAGATGCACCTACAAACAAGAAATCCCGGAAGGGATTCTTGATTGGAATAATTCTGTCGGTCGTCTTAGGCGGGGGAAGCTTTTTTGCCACCTATTCAGGGATGCTGGGCGGTCATGGAACAGAAAAAGATACCCCTGATCATGCCGAACCTATTGTCGATCTTCCCTCTGTGGCCTTTGTCGAGCTGGACCCGTTGGTCATATCACTCGGCAGCTCAAGCAAAAGTCGTCACCTTCGGTTTCGTGGATCGCTTGAAGTTGTACCGGGACATGAAACGGATGTCGGTCATCTGTTGCCCCGCGTCATCGACTTGCTCAATGCCTATCTTCGCGCAGTTGACGTAACAGTGTTGGAAGACCCGGCAGCCTTGATCGAACTGCGCGCACAAATGTTGCGGCGCGTGCAACTGGTCACTGGTGAGGGTCGCGTGCGTGACCTTTTGATTCTTGAATTCGTCCTCAATTGA